Sequence from the Natronomonas marina genome:
GGGTGTTAATGGGACTGGAGAGTCTGGTTGCGTCACGTGATCGGCAGATCGTCGACCAGGATGTCGATACCGGCGAGTGGGGCATGGTCGGCCAGATCGATCACCGGGCGAGGGGTCGTATCCCGACGAATCCGCAGACGCTGTTGCAACGCGTCCAGGACGAGTTCGTTCGACGGGCGCTGGACCGCGGCTGTGACCGAGATGCGATCATGGCCGTGCTTGGTATCTCTCGTCGGACGACGTTCTACCGGGAGAAACGGGCGCACGCCTACGCACTGCCGTTGGATGCGATCGATCGACGTAACGGCGGGCGACCACCAGCGGATGATGCGGGTGACGGAAGCGACGTAACAGGATCTGACAATCCGACGGAGTCGGTTGGAGATGGCCAGCAGCGACTCGACACGGTTGCTGATGGCAGCGGTCAGGAGGACGCGGTTTCAGTTGATGTGTCCGAACAGGCGACGGATGAATCGTCGGACGAGCGTGAGGGGCGGGA
This genomic interval carries:
- a CDS encoding HNH endonuclease gives rise to the protein MPGHDQCHETVDPETREDMLAKYKHRCQGCGRCGPAAGGLATLHVHHLTRDPEEMDEHDEENLTVLCRSCHSWQHQQTTEEDVPVELTDEDLTVLLPQDVEILRILADSGPLSTGDVTEKLSMDLTVTAVRERLWVLMGLESLVASRDRQIVDQDVDTGEWGMVGQIDHRARGRIPTNPQTLLQRVQDEFVRRALDRGCDRDAIMAVLGISRRTTFYREKRAHAYALPLDAIDRRNGGRPPADDAGDGSDVTGSDNPTESVGDGQQRLDTVADGSGQEDAVSVDVSEQATDESSDEREGRENRVSSEQPAVQGHIQQAIAALQRLDGEL